In Zerene cesonia ecotype Mississippi chromosome 12, Zerene_cesonia_1.1, whole genome shotgun sequence, the genomic stretch agtcattatatattattatttaaataacataatataaaatactccaAAAATCCCGTAAAAAATTgcgatttatttcaattgaatatcaaaaatcaaacaaacaaatcgtATTGACACTTTATTACTCTTTCTAGtactcatttttaataaagttttcgCAAAACTTCCAAACACTGAAAGAAACATAATtacgttattaaattttaaagtggaATTAAATAGCGTAAAGTTTTTAccgtttcattataaaataaaggcaacgataaaaattctaaatctCTCAGGAAACAAGTTTTACGGGAGTCTAAGTTATTCAAAAAGTTAGTGATGGAAGAAAGAAGGAaactacttattttataaaacctaGTTATATTTAGTAGAatgcataaatttatttgctgaAATATAAGTTAGATCAAATCATGTTGCAAACGATAAAtctctaaattattattttttctagtcATAATTACGcctctatatttataaaactgtctTCTTCTCTTGGAATGTGCATTAGATTTTAAGCAATTTCTACATTCGTTCTCAGATTAATTGAgtgtaaaaaactaaaacagaGTCTGGTTTCAAATCGATACAggttgtaataattaaataaaaatggaaaaaaaatgtattatacattaataaataatttttgatgtgAAGCCTATTTAACGCAATAATAATCATGTTTTAagaatctaaatataataaaaatattgtttaaagcaATGCATAATCAATAGCATATTTACAGTAGCTTATTCATACAAGCAGGTCTAAAACCGTTAAACTATTATGAGTGTTATATCCAACGTAATGTCTGAAAGGTCTCCCCAAAGGACGCATTAGGTATATATGTCTTACCCACACACCTCTTTGACCTTACCACTTTTTAATAAGAGAATATTGCTTAACCTGAAAATTTTCCGTTGTATTGcacaaattttgttatataatgagTGTTTTAATCCTTTTGGAGGTTTAATACATTGCTAACAAAAGtttctgaatatttaatagtttagaATAAAGCATTGCAGATCAGAATAACCCCAGACATTGAGACCATTCTACTTTGTAAGAGCACTGAGATAGTAATAAAGCTGCAGCGACAGATCAAGTCGACTCAAATTGGACAACTGGGTACAAAGGAAGTACTCATGCCTTCACTTGTTAAAGGTGTTGATATTAAAATCGTATTGTACGTGTTTATTGCGGACTGAATTGCGTCGTTGTTCTGTGTATAggtttaataagaaataaggaGTGCACTGCAATTGTACTTACTTTTGAGAATTGTCGTTCTTTCGATCAGTTTGATTATGAATAAGAAGAATGAGATAgccatttatttgttatatttttgggTTAATTAAggagaaaaattattttaaacgtttactcgttcgttcgttcgacctacagattataattatgtttgttaaatcattattttgatACAAGTTTGAAGTTGAATTTTGtttcacattaattattatgtgaatTGGAATACTATGCATGAATACATAATTGAGCCTAATGGTCTAGGTGTTATGTTGCAGCTCTCAATAATAAATGGAATTTAATAGCTTTACATAATTGCATTGAagcatatcatattatatatttgaatgtggGAGACGAGTACGCTTCTGCACGAATAAGCCAGAATCGTAGGTAGGAAGGTAAGGGTGGAGTTTAGTCGGTAGGTCCATTGCCTCTCTAGGCAGTGGGAgcccgacataacccacggcctTGTGATGTGTTTCTTTGGTGATTGGTGGATCCTGTACGTATCCTTCTCCTTACCTTTTACATACCTTTCTTACATTCCCCTCATGAATCCTTTCTCTAACtcacatattttaaagtcggcaatccatttgcagagacgTAAGGCCTCCAGTAATCTATAAGTGTTTATATAGTAGTTATACCAAGGTAgttgtcatatatttttatatatattttatataaaatttagttaatttcGCCACAACAAaagattaaaattgaattttatttggttaCATTTCTGATTGCACGTACtttgcttatattatatatgctgctattactatttacatatatgaagtatttattttatggctTATAAATAAGGGCgcttcatgtttatttttagttattaaaacTGACATAGTTTGTTACGCaactgtaaaatttaaaataaaaagaatagaaCACAACATAGTGTAAAACAAATTTGCATCCTACTGTCTGTCTCTATATATGTCTGCTAAATCACTTAAACTGCGAAATGGATACGGATTTTTTATAGCAAGGgttattcaagaggaaagtttaatataacatgCGTAATTGCACTCGTGTAAAGCCGTGGCAATTCGCTAGTAAACTATCAACTTGTTTACACTTTACTAGCTGTAAGCcacggcgtcactcgcgtggtacccgcaTAAAAATCCTTGTGTGCTAATCCTGACTATAAGCTATATGTTTactatatttcatacataaacgAGAAGCTGTTAtcgcgtgaaatagtaacaaacatccatacatccatccgtATTACACACTTACGCGtctataatatttgttgaaaGTAGGATATGTAGTCATATTTTCGTGACCCCTAAACgctcaataatataattaataataataaggtaatttcatattaactttaaatacattaacgATGGTTGCATCTTTCACAGAGAATAACAGAGAATATATAACAAGAAATTCGCTACACAATAAGGAAAAATGCTTTGTTCTAAATTGTCACTTGTTCCCCCTTAGGAGTTGCATTATTTTTTGGAGCGGTATACTCGAAACGACGAAATAAAGAGAATCTTTCATCTGTGGATTCGTAATAATGGATTCTTTCACCTGTCATCTGTTTCGCTTCCATCCTAATATCCTGCTTGTTTATTTCACCCTATTGTGTTTGAAGATATCTTGAGCATATTGTGAGCATATCCATAATGACGAGTGATATCAAACGATCTTgcgtatttttatgaatagacatattatatatggaAAAAATAGACTTACGTTGtagatatctattatattaatatcgatAGTATGAAAATTGTTCTTGAATTAATACTTGAGTTTTTTATTgtaggagtcgagcacgctttggcaAGAATTGATACAGCTGGTACCGGGTTAGGTACTATATACTACCACAGAAAATCGGTGTTAAATTATAgcaaatgattaaaattaaatacaggaAATGCTAGAAAAGTCTCATGCCTTTTATAGTggataaaaacttttcttCATTGATTACAATTGGATGtatctttgttttattgtctGCCCTAATATATTGCCTTGTATACCGACCTTTTAATTTTGAGTTTAAAGCTTCAGgttcataatttaaacaaataaatgtttgcttTCGCAAAACTTTAATGTCTTATAGATATGCTGCTGtgtaaacaaatatgaaagtttCGTACATGATTACGAAATAATTCAATGACTAACTGACTGAATTCAAAAAAGTAACGCAAAAGActgtcaatttaaaatatatgctgAGCAAAttttgcttatatttatttggaaaattACAATTGCAAATTATAGGTGTCTGTCTTAAATCTCAACTGCATTGGAGACAAGTCATCTAATTTGAtagaattcaaaattttattatttaagtagatATCAGCtttgttacaaattatttagctaccctatttatttaatatagaagtaagaaaaaaatatgttatgagGAACTTAGTGTTTCTATTAGAGACagtacatttatatgaaagtGAAATCTTTCCATATTGTGTGAACAGTATACCCGCATTACGATAAGAGTtacgtttgttttattttaatacatttaacttTAGTGTCTATgtccttttataaaatatttattacttaataacgTATATACATTGATACATATCTGGTCAAAATATTCGCGGaccttaaagaaaattaatccATTTTCAAGCCTagttctaatttttttttctgatataAGGTTTCCTATACGTACAGCTAATATGCTAATAGAATAACTGAATTCGGAAACTCGATCTGAATTTTTTGCCCGcttcaatttcaattattatgtaacCTATTATTGTACCGTCGTCCATCATAAATTCATGtgaacttatatatatatactttgtgAATTGTCatgttatgattttattttaagcataACACTATTTGTATTACTATcggtccgccccagcttcacctaatagcctatagccttcctcaataaatgggctatgtaacactgaaagaatttttcatcaGACCAgtgtagttcctgagattagtgcgttcagacaaacaaacaaactcttcagctttatcatattagtacaGATACATTGTTTACATaagttacaaataacaaattttactgGTTGTCaattgtttacatttcattttcaatgaACATAAAATAGTCAGAAGGCGCCGTGAAATGTAACATGTATTTCTATCCTCCgcataaattcatttaatgataaatgataACAAGGCAGTACGGTTGCGCGTATCATTTGAAACTGCAAAATGTATGTGGGTGGTTGTTTGTTCCTAATTACTATTGTGGCATCCTGTTCTACCTTTTGTAAGTAATcaatatgaaatgtatattttccaCTGcgatacttttataatttttaataaaatatctcaaaatatcttaattcTACACTTTCCTAATTATTTTTGGAGTAGTCTCAATTATGTTCAAAAGCTCGTTCCACGAAACAACATGAACAGGTACATCGTTAAGATTATTATTCAAAGAACAAATACTCCAAGCGTTAAATATTGTTCAAAAACAtagcaaaattttaataattaaattgatttctatTTTAGCATTTGCTGAAAATCTTCCACCCAAAGAGAGAGAAAAGCGTCATATTTTGCCACTACTTGGGTTCTTGGAAGGATATAAAATAGGTCAAAATTTTGCCCTGCAATTGCCACCCTACGTGCTATCACCAATATTTGTGCTTCCACCATTTAATCAACTACACAGTGTTCATATCCATGAAAGTAATTCTGATGACAGTTACGATGAAAATGGTGGAACAGTTCAAATTATTTCTCCAGCTAAACTGGTTCTAGAAGATTCCAACAAAGCACATAATAACACAAATGATGAAGCGGCGGAAGAACTTGGTAACGATTGCGACAAAGATAGTTCAGAAGGAGACACATTTAGGCAAAATACTGCTGAAAATAATACGACGCTcgaaataacaaatgaaaatagtttAGGTACAACTGAAAGTACAGACAGTACCACTGTAACAGACAGTTTAGATGCAAATGAAACAACACTAGATCTAGGACCATATCCAactgcaatttataaaaatgatggAGTTAATACTGTTACATTTACTGAAACCCCAATTCATAATAATCTCATGCTTCCATCGTTGGAAAATGATTGGCAAAATTTTTGCTCGGAGAACAGCACCGAtcagaataattatattgaagaaaatattgaaagcaGAAGTGATGCATCTTGGCATAACGCAGTTATATATCCAACTCAACCATCAAATTACAATAGTTATAATCAATATCCATATTATCCTACAAACAACCATGTGGAGAATTCATATAACCCTGAAGGTCCAGACTtagaatattcaaaaattgaTCCGTGGCAAACATCGGGAAAGTATCAATTAACTTCTCAATTTCGACCTCTAGCAGGATTGTATTATGATGGGTATCTACagcaacaaacaataaaaaatacgggGTTTGTTCCTTATAACAATAACTATtaccaatataaataatgcaacagattatataaagcaaaatgTAGCTCATACTAAGCTCGACGTAATATTCATTTGTTGTCAAAGCGAGATACCAGACTGTCATTTGTGACTCCGTTCTTTAATGATGCAGGTTACACACGATATTGTACAAATGTCgtatatcataaatttcataGCGATCGACGCATAAATCTGAACAATGGCAGTAAATGTAACCGATGTAACTTTACAGGGCTCTTCAATCGCAATTGTCAGAATATACTCGTAAAACAAACATCAGCTTTTGTATTGCTGCTCGTGGGTGATATTGTTATGTGAATCGTTAGCAAATGAATGTTAGTTTTATTGTCAGAGATGTAATGTGATAGCCATTAGGCTGAAtgtattggaaaataaatctaataatttatacgttGACTAACAGATACAGTAACGGTTCATTGTTTTGAAAGCAAGATAATGCAATAGTTAgactttgtaatttattattacttttttaataacgaaGCACGAAAAAATTCAATCTGTACtaaataaatcgtatttttttattgatttttcctTTGTTGTGTTATTTCAACCAAataggtaattaaatttttttctgtagTATAAACTTATCTCGAAGTTATTTTAATCCATTTCATAGCAAATGAGCTATTTGATACCAAAGTAACAGGATTGCATTTCAAAATGAGCATGCTATACTTCTTATTATTGTGTACAttcagtattataattaatgactCTGTGACGTTAcacaacataattatttattttgcttctATTCCAATAACTTAttgtaacttaaaatatatgcaaatttCGTAAATTACTGTGTGTAacttctataatttatatacattatgtaaaataaaacgccAAATATccattttgtagaaaattaatatttacaatcatTGCTGTAcgcttaaaatgtattattataataaatattgcaagcATTTGCAAAGTATGTTTAGAACGGCCGAGTTGGCAAGTGACAGAAATAAAAGGACTGTGACTtcttacacatttattattcaccTGACAGAGGCAGTCGTTGGAACTTCTCGTAAAATGGTCCGTGGAAACCAGTAGATTTTCATTTTAAGGTTTTTTACTATCTGCTATTGAAGTTTTTCAAtcgattcattcattcaaaagttgaaattgttaataaaattaatttttaatactaagcgctgtataatttaatgtagcTTCTAGTGcaatatataagaaaagaaGAGTGATATGTGTGATAcatattaatcaattttaatattaaacagctttaatttaaaacaatattttaaattttttattacgataCGAGCTTAGTACGCGTGTTATCTGACATAgccttataaaaaaatccaattatatatatttcttgaaaTGTATTTGTCTGCATGACTTAGTACTTTTGACTtcgtcaaataaatattttaccttaccttatttttttcttttttaactgAAAAGAAGGCagtatatcaaaaaaatataatgtcgtTTAcagaatgaaaaaatatggCGTGATTGCTGAGTAATCGCTGTTTTCGCAAAGGTACTTTACTAGTCTCCCGTTAGGTCTTCCTAGATTTAGACCTATGTAGGTCACACGACTGCTGTTGAGAGGATATAAAAGCGGCTATAAGAATACATGTAGTAATAATACAttgttctaattttaaaacaagcaAAACAGCCCATTCTGtgttaattcaaaaattttgtgTGTGCGACATGTCCTTACGGCATTCGgcattataattgtttaacaAAAACCTGTACTTCAGTGGTCGGTTGTGATGTTACAATTACAAAATCCCACATGCTTTATGACTGCAatacaacatattattttgatataagcTTTCAAATAGTCATTAGCAGCCACGAACTCGTAGGTAGCTCCTTGCAGTATAAATTAGACCAAGAAGGCGGTGAACCCTAAAGAGGAatcactttataatatgaccGTTGGAGTTCGTAAGTCTATACACCCACACTTACCCAACTCATTAAGCGCAAACTAATTCCTGTAAGCGAATAATCTCGGCCTATCAATATTCCGTGGCAGTACCTGTCGCTACGGAACCCTCAAACAAATAGTTGTCCAGAATAAGATATCAGGGGACACAAGTTTCACGCATTGACCCCTTTTTAAAGGTTAATGCGTTGACTCCCTTTTACCGTCACCtgaatactaatattttgttgACGGGCTTTCATTTTATGTTCTTGCTGTATTGGGGAACTTTTCAATCTATATTGAGAAGCTTTTATTAGATTTGTCTGTGATGAAGTTGGAAGTATGTGCTTAATTGTTGGGATATTTTTGGGTTTCCTTCCTTGCTAAAAGCTAAACTGtcgttaataattaaataaaactttgttcCAGTTTTCCAAGAATTGGGCCTTTCCTTCATCGTCtggtacattattatttgccAGAATTCAATCCATAACAAAGTCATTGtcgaatagtttaatattaaaagaagatttcattgattattggtattttttttttaatttcataattaagtTCTGCTTTTCAATCATAATCAATATaacaaacagataaaaatctataagttgcataccataatatattataatcgattataaacacataaaaatattttagacaaAAAGTGTGTTATACAatgatattacatatttcacaAAATCGCTACGTAAAACCGAATATGTCGGGAACATTTCAATATAGTAGAGTCAGTTCGAGCTTAGTGAATATTTTACACTATATGTATTATTGTCTTTCACTTTGATGTATTGGGAATGAAACTTTctcatcatatttattttcagtcaatttcttttgttttgctCAAACAATTTGGTTCTTTATACAGTTTGAATAAGTACTTTTAGTGGAATTGCTGAAAGTAACATCTTATTTCTTCTTATTTGTATctatatatgtgtaatatcTCGTAAATatgtctttttataaatttcgcTTTCCCATTTCTTAGAAGTTaattgacgtgacaacgtcttaaattaggttgcggctcggagtcactcatgaaaaagtgtaacgcccagtaacgttacgatgagtcaccgaactatgatcggtccgccgcgcgcgcagcactagagaattaggcgcattgaatcttcgcgtgcttgtgtctctgtctctgtctttttagtaaacaaaatgtattttctatagttaaaatttgtgcaattcttattttcattcaattccttgttcctattgtgcaatttaataatattcatatcaataaatattctaccgagaaaaagacgttgtcacgtaaaatctccGCCCGTAaaactttacaggcaaccattttttttgaatataggTAGCTAACTTTTCATTACGGTTTTATATGTCAacgataaattatatcaaaatccgATTAGCTCATattcatatttgaaaataactgGATTATAAATGGTTTCAATTCATTTAAGTCGGTAATATTAATACGTACATTAACCATTATTTTGAGaacaacataaattaataaatacgttCTAAATGATGTGCTCATTTCAAATGgaatataaagaaatggatgcaaaattaaacaaatttataactaacACATATTTAAAGAGTCTCTAATACATGTTAGTTGTAAATCACACCAATACATCTCTTCAGCAAGGTGGAAGGGTTCTTACTTAAGGGATGAGTGtcataataatactttacacGAGTATTTTCCCCTCATCTCTTACATTCAAACTAATACCGATaccacacacacatacacatgcGTTGATGCGGcatgtaaatatatgttaaagaCTCTTCACACTGTATAATTTATGGTGCATCGTGAATTTTATGTAgcttaaaaagttatgaaatttAAGAAGTTCGATCCAATCGAatgagaattaaatttttaggaACAGTATCAAAACAAAACGCAATTTATACTCTAATATTAACTATAGATTTAAAGTAtgcgtataatttttatttttatatacacccTCTTATATTCCTTCaaagatgtatttttatagatttaaggaaataaatatatagtaagatttttctttaatgtcataattatataagcaacatttaaactattacaaatatactaGCCTGCTTCTGAGCTTGCGCAAACCATTATCTAATCCGCTTAAAATATCATCCATATACATTCAGCTGTACTGGCACAAAAAGATTCCttcaaatttttcatttcatttcatcataACCACAAATTCATTTTATCAGAATATTGCATTTACACACACATAACTGTCCAACGTCTCACacaataacatacattttcatcAGTGATAGAAATCCTTTATACCaaactttacaaaatatttgccgtattatccttaaaataaatcattcgtATCGAATCGAGGGAGTCTAACAATTTTGCTCGATAATCCGTCTCCCCACATTACTGAGCTCAGATTTCATTACCCAAAAGATTTGAAAAGATATGTTACAACGCCTTTATGGGGTAGCAGTA encodes the following:
- the LOC119830887 gene encoding uncharacterized protein LOC119830887, whose translation is MYVGGCLFLITIVASCSTFSFAENLPPKEREKRHILPLLGFLEGYKIGQNFALQLPPYVLSPIFVLPPFNQLHSVHIHESNSDDSYDENGGTVQIISPAKLVLEDSNKAHNNTNDEAAEELGNDCDKDSSEGDTFRQNTAENNTTLEITNENSLGTTESTDSTTVTDSLDANETTLDLGPYPTAIYKNDGVNTVTFTETPIHNNLMLPSLENDWQNFCSENSTDQNNYIEENIESRSDASWHNAVIYPTQPSNYNSYNQYPYYPTNNHVENSYNPEGPDLEYSKIDPWQTSGKYQLTSQFRPLAGLYYDGYLQQQTIKNTGFVPYNNNYYQYK